From a region of the Triticum aestivum cultivar Chinese Spring chromosome 7D, IWGSC CS RefSeq v2.1, whole genome shotgun sequence genome:
- the LOC123165331 gene encoding serine proteinase stubble, whose amino-acid sequence MNRMRRIAGMGKSKKAPSAVQKDKDESIVFFRELYKHEEDTDVNLLEPIYSVEFDAIQGGHMSKPAPGKRDLLVPINEKHDYDWPKTPPAAPMFPSLKMEASSSETVVSPKKKELPIPIKPSAPKFICKTEATKTSAKPPAGSSSSNYAKSQPCTIDRRSAPALPSRKQNPVAKANTGTSSSSGKAHSHLYYANASQDSSSSSSASTANTVETPGEAPYTAPKNLLTTGSIFARRRVSATAVARAPPLGVDAKVESAKARRPPSAAARAPKELQVDGRNNAIPAKGKAVAGTGSEPVCNSGGRAGTSKTAPAKGMQRTDGKSERRPRFADQ is encoded by the exons ATGAACCGCATGAGGAGAATTGCGGGGATGGGCAAGAGCAAGAAGGCCCCGTCCGCAGTTCAGAAGGACAAGGACGAGAGCATAGTTTTCTTCCGGGAGCTGTACAAGCATGAGGAAGATACGGATGTGAACCTCCTGGAGCCGATCTACTCCGTGGAGTTCGACGCCATCCAAG GTGGTCACATGTCCAAGCCTGCCCCGGGGAAGAGAGATCTCCTCGTGCCGATCAACGAGAAGCACGACTATGACTG GCCCAAGACCCCTCCAGCTGCACCAATGTTTCCTTCCCTCAAGATGGAAGCCAGCTCCTCCGAAACGGTGGTTTCCCCTAAAAAAAAGGAGCTACCCATCCCGATTAAGCCTTCAGCTCCAAAG TTCATTTGCAAGACAGAGGCGACCAAAACATCAGCCAAGCCTCCGGCAGGTTCTTCGTCAAGCAACTATGCCAAGAGCCAGCCTTGCACGATCGACAGGAGATCAGCTCCAGCTCTGCCCAGCAGGAAGCAGAACCCAGTTGCCAAAGCCAATACTGGCACAAGCAGCAGCTCAGGCAAGGCACACTCGCACTTGTACTACGCAAATGCAAGCcaggacagcagcagcagcagcagtgcaagtACAGCTAACACGGTGGAGACGCCAGGGGAAGCCCCTTACACGGCGCCCAAGAATCTGCTCACGACTGGGTCTATTTTCGCACGGCGCAGGGTTTCGGCGACGGCAGTGGCGAGAGCTCCACCATTGGGCGTGGACGCCAAAGTCGAGAGCGCGAAGGCAAGGAGGCCTCCATCTGCTGCGGCAAGAGCTCCCAAGGAGCTGCAGGTAGATGGCAGGAATAATGCTATACCGGCCAAGGGCAAGGCTGTGGCCGGCACCGGCAGCGAGCCTGTCTGCAACAGCGGTGGCCGCGCTGGCACCAGCAAAACCGCGCCAGCGAAGGGAATGCAAAGAACAGATGGCAAGAGCGAGCGGAGACCGAGGTTTGCAGACCAGTGA